A window of Halogeometricum sp. S1BR25-6 genomic DNA:
TAGGGAACGCCGTGTCGCCTTCGTAGGACTCGGGAATCTCGGTCAGAATCAGCCGACTCGCCCGCGGGAGGAACTGCTCGTAGACGCGCGCGCCGCCGGCGACGTAGACGGTGGAGACGCCCATCTCCCCGGCGGCGTCCTCGGCCGTCTCGACCGCCTCCTCGAACGACTGCGCGAGCACCGCGCCCGCGGGCAGGTCGAGGTCCCGCGAGGAGAGCACGACGCTCGTCCGGTCGGGGAACGGTTCGCCGATGGCTTCGAGGACGCTCTCGTACGTCTTCCGGCCGACGACGACCGGGTGGCCCGTCGTCGTCCGCTTGAAGTGCGCCATGTCTTCGGGGAGGTGCCACGGCATCCCGCCGTCCCGTCCGATGACGCCGTTTTCGGCGACGGCGGCGACGAGGACGAATTCGACTTCTCCGCGCATCTCACTCGGCCACCGCGAATCGGATGCCCCCGTCGGGCTCGTAGCCGTGCAGTTCGACGTCGTCGCGGGCGAGTTCCTCGAGCGGTTTGTCGGCCACCTCGATAGTCGGCTTGGCGCGCGGTTCGCGGGCGCACTGGGTCAGGAGGCCGGGGACGTGGTCGTAGTCTTCCTCGCCCTCGGGTTCGTCGGGCGCCGCCGCAACCACCCAGTCGCGCACGTCGAGGTACTCCTCTCGCGAATCGACGCCCGTGAGTCGCTCCTGCAGGTCCGAGAGGTGCTCGCCGTACCACGCGCCGCGGTCGCCCGTCCCGCAGTAGACGTGGGCGTCGACGACGGTGTGGGCGAATCTGCCCACCTCGAACCCCGTCCGCTGGGCGACGGCGTGCGCGAGGAGGGCGTACGCCGCGAGGTTGAACGGGACGCCGAGCGCGATATCGCCCGACCGCTGCGTGAGGTGGAGGTTCAGTTCGTCGCCCTGCACGTTGAACACGAACGAGTAGTGACACGGGGGGAGCGTGGAGACGGCGGCGTTGGCGGGGTGCCACGCGTTGACGACCATGCGCCGGGAGTTCGGGTTCTCGCGGAGCGTATCGAGGACGTACTGAATCTGATCGAACGTCCGTTCGCCCTCGTTCATCCAACGGTGGGAGTCCTCGGGCCAGGCCTCGCCCGGCAGTCCCGACTCGGGGACCGGAAAGCGCCGCCAGAAGCGGCCGTAGGCGGTGTCGAGGCGGCCCTCTTCGTCGGCCCACGCGTCCCAGATGCCCGTCTCCTCGCGCAGCGTCCGGATGTGCTCCTCTCCGGACATGTACCAGACGAACTCGTGGAGCAGCGAGTTCCAGCGGAACCCGGAGAGGTCCTTCGTCGTGAGGAGGGGAAAGCCCTCCTGCAGGTCCACCTCGTAGTGGCGGCTGAACGACGAAATCGTGTCGACGCCGGTGCGGTTCGGCTTGTGGTGGCCGCCGGAGAGCACGTCCGAGACCAAGTCGAGATACTGGCGCATGGGGGAAGTTGGGGTTACGACTGTGGACACAGTTGCCGCCTAAAGAGTGTACGATACGGGTCCGACTTGCCGAGTAACGCCGACCCGGAGAGAAAGACGAAAGTCCCGTTCGCGTCTACGCGAACCCGTGATAACCAACCTCGCGCAGGGCGTGCAGGCGTTCACGAGCAACGTCTTCCTCGTCACCGGCGACACCACCGCCGTCGTCGACCCCGGAGCGAACTTCGACGTCGTCCCTCGAATCGAAGAACGCGTCGACGAACTCGACCGCGTGTACCTGACGCACACCCACTCCGACCACGTCGGCAACGTCGACGCCGTTCGCGACGCGTTCGACGTGGAGACGTGGGGCTTCGACGCCGACCGCCCGGAGGTCGACAACGAGATAGCCGACGGCGAGACGGTGCCCATCGGGAACGACTCCTACGAGGCGCTCCACACGCCGGGACACAAGAACGACCACCTCTGCCTGTACTCGCACGCGGCCGGCGTCCTGTTCGCGGGCGACTTGGTGTTCGCCAACGGCGGGTTCGGGCGGACGGACCTAGAGGAGGGCGACCGACCCACGCTGATAGATAGCCTCGACAGACTCCGCGAAGCCGTCGAGGAGGACTTCGCGGAGATGCACGCCGGCCACGGGCCGAGCGTCACGCAACGGCCGTTCGACGACGTCGAGGCGGCCGGGCGCGCCGCCCGGATGGGATAAGCCCGGACTACTCGTCGGCGTCCTCGGGAATCTCGTCGGCGGGACGCGACTGCGAGTGGAGGCCGAAGTAGCCCGGTTCGTCGCCCTCGGGGTCGTTGATGACCAACTCGTCGGCGTGCGCCATCAGCCACGGCACCGTCCAGACGACGATTCGCTCCTCCGTCTCGGCGTCCAGTTCCGTCTCCGGGTCGAGTCCCTGCAGGACGCGCGATATCTCGGGCACCGTGTACATCAGGCCCTCCTCCAGTATCTCCTCGGGTTCGTACAGTTGATAGGGGTACAGCGTGTCGAACTCGTCTTTCGATTTGGGCATGTCGACACAGTCGACGGCGGCGCACGTAAGCGCGGTGCATGCGCGGCGCTGGGGGAGGCGTCGCTCGCGGGTCGGATGCGGCGTCGAAAGAAAAGTCGGGGTGTACGCTCGGAACGCTCGAAGCGAGCGACCTCCGAGCCTCGTCGCTTACTCGAACAGCTGAACGGCTTCGCCGTAGCGGGAACTGGGTTCCTCCCAGTCGACGACCTCGAAGAACGCGTCGATGAAGTCGCCGCGTGCCGGGCCGTAGTCGTGGTAGTAGGAGTGTTCCCAGACGTCCAGCGCGAGGACGGGGTGAGAGCCCCAGAGAGCGCCCTGGTCGTGCTTGTCGACGACGACGTTGCGCAGCTGGTTCGAGAACGAATCGTAGACGAGGAGCGCCCAACCGCTGGCGTTCTTCGCGGCGGCCTCGAACTCGCCCTTCCAGGCGTCGTAGGAGCCGAAGTCCTCCTCGATGCGGTCGGCGAGGTCACCCGAGGGTTCCTCGCCGCCCTCCGGCGACATGTTCTGCCAGAACAGGTCGTGGAGGATGTGCCCGCTGCCGTTGTGCGTGACGTTGCGCAGCGCGCTCCCCGAGGAACCGAACTCGCCGTCCTCGCGGTTGGACTCCAGGGTCTCCTCGGCGTCGTTCCAGCCGTTCACGTAGCCCTGATGGTGCGTGTCGTGATGCCACGTGAGCACCTGCTCGGAGATGTGCGGTTCCAGCGCGTCGTAGTCGTACGGTAGGGGGTCGAGTTCGTAGCTCATGAGAGGTTCCTCCACCCCGTAGTTGTCTCGGACCGATGTTAAACGTTGAGGAGTGCTATGCTAACACGACACTGTCATATTCGGTGACCGTCTCCCGGTCGGTTACTTTTCGACCGGTTCGCTCCGCCGTTCGTACTCGATTTCCCCCGCCACACGGGCGGCGACGTCGGCGCCGCACTCGCGTTCGACGAGGTGGAGCGCGAGGTCCAATCCGGAGGTGACGCCGCCGGCCGTGAGCACGTCGCCGTCGTCGACGAACCGCGCCTCGGTCACGACGGCGTCCGTCGCCCGCAGGTCGTCGAGTGCGCTCGCGTGGGTCACGGCCCGTCGGCCGTCGAGGACGCCGGCGCGGGCGAGAAGCATCCCGCCGGTGCAGACGCCCGCCACGACGCCCCCGCGGTCGGCGTGCGCGGCGACGGCCTCGGGAATCGCACCCTTCTCCGCCTCCATCCCCGCGCCGGACTTTGAGGAGTCCGACCACCCGCCGCCGGGGACGAGGAGGACGTTCGGTCCGCCGGCGTCCGGGTCGTGCGCGTCTCCGAGCGTCCCGTCGACGCCGACCCGGAGGCCGTGACTCGCCGTCACCGATTCGGCGTCCGCGAGCGTGACCATCCGCGCCTCGCAGTCCGCGCCGAACGCGCCCGCCGTCTGGAACACCTCGTACGGACCGACAGCGTCGAGTTCGTCGAAGCCGTCGTAGAGGAGGATGTCGACGTTCATACCGAAGCATCGAGAGCCGGGAGTATGAGTGTACCTTCGCGGGAGAGACCCGCCGCCCGACCCACCGCTCCCTCCGGTGCCGGTCGTCAGTCGTCCTCGTCGTCGCCTCGCGCGTCTTCGAACATCGAGATGGCCATCTCGCGGCGTTCGGCGTGGTCGACGATGGGTTCGTAGTAGTCCGGCGCGGCCGACTCGCGCTCTGTCGGCGACAGCTCCGGCCAGTCGTGAATCTCGTCGGCGGAGGCGTCGCGGAGTTCGGGGACGTACTCCTTGATGTACGTCGCGTCGGGGTCGTAGCGCTCCCCCTGCGTCGTCGGGTTGAACACGCGGAAGTAGGGCTGGGCGTCGGTGCCGGTGGAGGCGGCCCACTGCCAGCCGCCGTTGTCGTTGGCGGTGTCGTGGTCCGCGAGGTGCTCCCGGAAGTGGGCGTACCCCTCGCGCCAGTCGAGGAGCAGGTCCTTCGTGAGGAACGAGGCGACGAGCATCCGCATCCGGTTGTGCATGTACGCCTCCTCGCGCAACTGCCGCATCCCGGCGTCGACGATGGGGTACCCCGTCTCGCCCGCCTTCCACGCCGCGAGCGCGTCGTCGTCGTCGCGCCACTCGATTCCGTGCTCGTAGGACTTGTAGTTCTCCGTCACCACCTCGGGGTTGAAGTAGAGGACGTGCGCGTAGAACTCCCGCCAGGCCAACTGCGATTGGAACTCCTCGACCGACTCGGCCTCGTCGCCGTCTGCGTTCTCGGCGGCCTCTTCGGTGGCCTCGTACGCCTCCCGAACTCCGATGGTCCCCCACTTCAGGTCCGTCGAGAGCCGCGAGGTGGCGTCGCGTTCGGGGTAGTCGCGGTCCTCGGCGTAGCGGTAGATGGCGTCCTCGCAGAACGTCGAGAGGCGCTCGCGCGCCGCTTCGGTCCCCGCCTCGGACACGTCGGCTGTCGGCTCCTTGAAGCCCAGTTCGTCGATTGCGGGCAGGTCCTCGCTCGTCACGTCGGCCAGCGAGTCGGCCCCCGGTGCCGGGTAGGGGTCGGCCTTCTCCCGGTCGCGCCACTTCTTCCAGAAGTAGGTGTACACCGAGTAGGGGTCGCCCGCGTTCGTCGTTATCGACCCCGGTTCGTGGTGAATCGCGTCGTGAACGGACTCGCGGGCGACGCCCGCATCGTCCAGTGCCCGCCGTACCGCCGCGTCCCGGGTCCGTGCGAGTCCCGAGTAGTCCTGATTCCAGACGACGCGCTCGGCGTCGTACTCGGCCGCGAGGCGCGGAATCTCCTCGGCGGGGTCGCCGCGGGCGACGACGAGGTCGGAGCCTCGTTCGCGGTACCACTCCCGCAGTCGGGCGAGAGCATCGAGCATGAACCGGACCCGCGCGGCGCCGGCGTGCGCCAGCACCCCGTCGTCGAACACGAAGACGGGGACGACCCCGCCCGCGTCCGCCGCCGTCGCCAGCCCCCGGTTGTCCGACGCGCGCAGGTCGCGGCGGTGCCAGTGGAGTTGCATATCGATGGCAAGGACGAGGTACCCCTCAAACTACCGGCATCGGATGAGAACGTCTCTCTCCGGCCGAGAACGCGTCCGAAATCCGAACCGTCCGTCCGGTCTGTTCCGTTTTGGTGAACGTTATTCGCTGGTATCCGGCGATTATCGCCGGGACGATTCGACGATGCACCGCTTAACGGTCGATAGGACGGGCGAAAAAACGGCGGATATGTCGTGAATCGGGAGTAAGCGCCGCATACCTAACCCGGAGCACCCGTTGGTGTTCAGGTAGTGGCGAGAGTGCTCGACCGCGTCCGCAGACGCACCGCGACAGCAGGTACGTCCATTCGTTCGATAGCCCTCGCCGCGCGACGCCGCCGGGACCCCCGTGTCGTCGTGCTGACCGTCGCGGCGTTCGCCGTCCTCGCGGGCGTCGTCGTCGGGACGGCGGCGCGGTGGCCGACCGCCGGCGTCGTCGTCTCGTTCGTTCTCGCGGGAACGGCGGCGGTGGTCATCGCCGACAATCCGGCGTTCCGCGCCGCGGTCCGACGCCTCCCCCGTCGCGTCGCCGCCGGGGCGCGCGGTCTCTTCGCCGACGACGCCCGACCCTCCACGGAGTCCGGCCTCGACCCGGCCGAGTTGCATCTCCGCCGCGCCGACCTGCTCGTCGACGGTGAGGCCGACGTCCCGCGCGTCGACCCGGCGTTCGAGCGGACGTGGCGCCGTCGCATGGTCTCGATGGGCGACCGGAGCGAGGACCCAGCGGCCCTCGCCGACCTGCTCTCGGTCCCTGCTCGGGAGGTGGACCTCTCATGGGAGGCCGACGACGGGACGCTGGTCGCCTCGGTCCGCGACCGACCGGCGGGCCGGTGGCCCTCGCGCGCCGCGTTCCTCGCGGACGTCACCGCCGTCGAGGAGTTCCGGACGCGGTTTCCCGAGTGGTGGACGCTGGACCCGATGACCCGCGTCCGCGTCCTCGCGGCGCTCAGACTCCGCCTCGACTGGTGTCCGGTCTGCGACGGCGCGATCTCCGTCTCCCGAGTCGGGTCGCCGGCGACCGGCCTCGGCCCTCACCCGACCCCCGCCCACGACTCCACCCTCGCGAACGAGTCGGTCCTCGCAGCCACCTGCGACGCCTGCGCCTCCCGTCTGTTCGAGGCGTCGGTCGAACCGGTTCCCCTCGACCGGCCGCTCCGACGCGACGCCGACGCGGAGGTCTAAGTACTCTTCGCGGGCCACCGGTCCCACCGGTTCCGTCGGTTCCTCCACCCTCGTTTCTCCCGTTCTTACGGCGGCCGTATCGACTCCCGTCGCCCGTCGAGCACCGCGAATCGCTCGCCGCGGCGCCCTTCGAGGAGATACAGTAACCGCTCCGCCCACCGCAACTTCCGCGCCTTCGCGGCGCCGACGCTCGGGTCGTCGAAGTCCCACCCGACGAACCGGAGTTCGGCGGCCCCGAACGCGTCGGCGAGGAACGCCGCCCGGTCGCCGTCGGTGAACCCGCCGTGGTTGACGACGTTTCCGACGGGCGCCGCCTGCGTCGTCGCCAGTACGTGTTCGGCGTCGAACCGGGGCATCCACTCGCGGACGGCGGGGACGTTGTCGCCGTGAGCGTGCGCCGCGACGGGTCGCCCGGCGCGCGTGCGTTCCCGCGCCGTCTCGGGGTTCTTGTCCAAGTCGGTCACCATCAGGTCTACCCGATACCCCGCCTCGCGAACGACGTCCGCCGCCGTCGAGGCGGCGAACACCCGGTCGGCGTCGGCGACGGTGCCCACCTCCGCCGGGAGCGACGGCGCGGCCCCGACGACGGCCACCGTCTCGCCCGCGCAGTCGACGCTGGTCGCGTCGAACGGGCGCGCGAACTCCGCCATCGCGTCGCGGGCGCGTTCGTCGCCCTCCCGCGGGTAGCCGAAATCCGCCAGAATCCGCTCGTAGACGGATTCCCAGTCGGTGAACTCCATCGGTTAGGACTCCGCAAAGATAGTTCGGTGTGGGCCGGAATGGCACCAAGTACCCCTACCCGTGTGCCCTTCCGGCTTCCAGTGGACCGATTCTCGGTCGTCCGGCATAAGTTTTCTCTTAGCTAAGTGTCCGGGTGATAAAAATACAAGCACCGCACGGCGCTTTTCGCCGTCTCTCGGGCGCTCAGAAGACCGCCTGCCTCACCGAGTCGAGCGCCGACCGGAGCGCATCGGACTCACCCTCGGCGACAGTCGCCGCCTCGCGGAGGGCGCGGGGGGTCCCGAGGAGGAGGACGTCGTGACCGGCGGCCCCCGATACCGTCGTCCCCCGCGCGAGCGTCGCTCCCGCGTCGCCCGCCGCCGCGGCCAGCGTCCGCACGTCCTCGTCGGCGAGGCCGTCGAGTTCGAAGACCCGGACGACGGACTCCTCGGCGACGGACGCCGGCGCCTCGACGCCGAGGCGGTCGAGGTGGCGTTCGGCCTCCCGAGGCGTCGTCACGTCGAGTTCCTCGACGCTCACGTCGCCGTCGCCGGGGTCGGAGGAATCCTCGCGGGTCCGCGTCCGCCGCCGGGCGAACTCCTTCCCGACGAGCGCCGCGTCCCGCGTCTCCGCCACGTCGTGGGTCCGAATCACGTGCGCGCCGCGTTCGACGGCCATCGAGGTGGCCGCCAGCGAGACGGGCAGGGCGTCCTCGGTGTCGCGTCCGGCCACCTCGCGGAGGAAGTTCTTCCGGTTGATGGAGACGAGTATCGGCCGACCGTACCCGCGGAACTCGCGGAGGCGGCGGAACGTCTCCCGGTCGTGTTCGAGCGTCTTCGCCTCGGACCACCCGCCGAACGCCGGGTCGACGATGGTTTTGTCGGTGAAGCCGTTCCGCGCGAGAGCGTCGTAAATGTCGTCCACCTCCTCGACGGCGCCGGGCCGTTCGAGGTCCGGCGGCGACGCCATCTTGGCGACGGCGGCGTCGTGGTCCTCGCAGACGACGGGCATCTCCGGGTCGGCGAAGCCGCAGATGTCGTTCACCATGTCGAACCCCCGCGAGAGCGCCTCGTCGGCCACCTCGTGGTAGCGCGTCTCGATGGAGAACACGGCGTCGCCGGAGACGCTCTCCATCGCCTCGACTGCGGTGTCGAGTCGGTCGAGTTCCTCCTCGGCCGACAGCACCTCGAAGCGTTTGTTCGCCGACTCCAGACCCACGTCGACGATGTCGGCGCCCTCGCCGACGAGGGCGTCGTCGACGTACTCGGCCGCCTCGCCCGGGTCGTCGAACACGCTCGGGGAGTACGGCGACTCCTTCGAGATGTTCAGGACGCCCATGATTCGCGGCGGTCGGTCGTCACCGATTTCCAGTCCGGCCGCGTCGACGGTCTGCATTGATGGGGACGTAGGATGGGACCGACATATGCGGTCCGGTCTCGGCGGCCCTCGCTTTCACCCTCGAACGCCGGAGTCACGCTCTTTTTATCCGCGCGCCCGCTACGTTCCGCTCATGGCGAAGGTCAGTATCGGACTCCGCGGATGGCGCTTCGACGAGTCGGAGGTGTTCACCGGCGAGGGGGAGTTCCGTCCGCTCGACGAGGTTCCCGAGGACGCCCGGACGCGACTCATCCGACTCACCTACCTACAGTCGAAACCCTGCGACGCCTGCTACTTAGTCCACGGCGAGGCGGAGAAGCGGCGCTGTAACCCCGCGGCGGTCGTGTACGGCGAACCGATGGAGGAGGTGCTCCTCTGTCCCGACCACGAGGTGGACTTCTTCTACTGGTACCGCGAGGCCGGCGGGTCGGAGTACCGCGGCGAGGAGACGTTCAGAGACGAGTTCCACGAGTGGTTCGCCGCCGGCGGTCGCGCCCCCGACGACTACGAGGGGCCCGACCACGTCGACACCGACCCGGACGAACTGCCGACGCCGCCGGACCCGGCCGAACTCAACCGCCGCCTCAACGAAGGACAGAAGGGCAAGCGCAAGCGCATCGACTTCAAGAAGGGCGAGGTAACGTACGAGGACTGGAACGACGAGGACCAGAACCGACTCGACTTGGGGCAGGACTACCCCACGAAGTGACGGCGATGCCGCGCAGTCACACCCCCATCGTCGTCGTCGTCGAACCCGAGACGCCCGGAAACGTCGGCACCATCGCGCGGGCGATGAAGAACTTCGGGCTGACGGACCTCAAACTCGTGAACCCGCCGGAGCTGGAACCCGACGGCGAGGCGTACGGATTCGCCGGCCACGCTCGCGAGGACGTCCTCCCGAACGCCGAGGAGGTCACCTTCGAGGAGATAGTCGACGCCTACCACACCGTCGGCACGACGGCCATCACGAACGAGGACAGCCGAAAGCACGTCCGCTACCCGTTCAAGACGCCCGTCGAGGTGCGCGAGAGCTTAGAGACGGTCGACACGAAGACGGCTCTCGTCTTCGGCCGGGAGGGGCGCGGCCTCAACAACGACGAACTCGCGCGCCTCGACGAGGTGTGTTCCATCCCGGCCAGCGGCGAGTACCCCGTCCTCAACCTCGGACAGGCCGCGACGGTGCTGTTCTACGAACTCCGTTCGCTGACCGTCGCGGAGACGCAGTTACCCGACGTCGAACGCGACAGGGCCGAGGAGGGGGACATCGAGCGGTTCTACGACAACTTCGGGTCGTTCCTCGAACGCGTCGAGCACCGCGACCACAAGCGCCCGAAGACGATGCGCATGATGCGCCGCGTCGTCGGCCGCGCTCACCCCACGGACCGAGAGATACACACGCTGACGGGCGTGTTCCGCCGCGCCACCGACCGACTGGAGCGGCTGGGCGGGTTCGGCGACAGGGAGGCGGAGGACGCCACGAAAGCGGTCGGAGAAGTCGGCGACGAGAGCGACGGGGCCGACGGGTAGCTTACGCCGCTCCGCTCTCGTCCCCGCTTTCGTCCCCGTTCTCCCCCTCGGTTCCGTCTTCGCGCCGCGCGAACAGCGTCAGCGCGACCATCGAGCAGACGACCTCCGCGTCCGTCTCACCGTCGTCCCGGTCACCGCCGTCGACTCCGTTCTCGCCGTCCGCGTCCGCGACGCCTCTAAGAACCTCGATTCGCGTCTTCACGAGACCGCGGTCCGACCGTTCGGCCTCCGTCTCCTCGACCGTCAGGCGGAGCGAAAGCGTGTCGCCGAGACGCACCGGCCGCCGGTCCCCTCGTCGAACGGACCGCCGCCGAACGAACCGTTTTGACGCTCGGTTCCCTACCGGCCCTCGATGTCCGCCTCCCCCGCCCGCGGCGGTATCCGGCTTCTGATGGTTCTCGTCGGCGTCGTCGTCCTCCTGTTCTACGGCCTGTTGGCGTACGGCAGTTACGTCGCGCTGGCGACGCTGTGGCGCTTGCGACCCGACCCGACGACGGCCGTCCTCGCCGTCGTCGTCCTCACCGTCGTCTTCGGCTACCTCAGCCTCCGGGTCGGGACGGCGCGCCTCCTCGCCCAACTCGACGCCCGCGAACTGTCCAGAGCGCGCGTTCCGGGCGCCTACGAGGTGCTCGGCGGCCTCGTCGAACGAATGGACGTGGAGGCGCCGCGCCTGATGGTCGTCAGACTGCAGACGCCGAACGCGTTCGCCCTCGACACCGCGGGCCGCGACACCGTCGTCGTCGACGCCGCCCTGCTTCGTCTCCTCGACCGCGCGGAGTTCGAGGGGCTGTTGGCGCACGAACTGGCGCACCTCGAACGCCGCGACAGCCTCGTTCAGACGCTCGCGTTCAGCACCGTTCAGACCGTCGTCAGCCTCGCGTACGTCGTCGTCTCGCCCGTCGTGTTCCTCGTCAACGGACTCGCCTTCGCGGCGGCGTGGTTCCGCGGCGACCCCTCCTCGTGGGGCGAGACGGTCCCCGGACGCGCCCGCCGGCGCCTCGAACAGGGCGTCACCGTGGCGATGGCCGCGGTGACGCTGTTCGCGCGGGCGCACTCGCGTCGTCGCGAGTACGCCGCCGACGCCCGCGCCGCCGCCGTCACGGGCCGACCGCTCGCCCTCGCGCGCGCACTGGAGAAGATAGAGCGCGCGGCGACCCCAGAGTTCGGCATCCTCTCGCCGCTGTGGATTCGCGGCGAAGTGGAGTCCGGCGGGGAACGCGCCCTCCGCGACCTGTTCTCGACGCACCCGCGAACCGAGGACCGCGTCGAGCGACTCCGTCGCCGCGCCGAGGACGACGGGGTACGAATCGGGATTCGTTGACGCAACGGCGCTGAGAGGGAGAGAGTGCCCAGACGGACGTCGGAGCGACACCGGTTCGTTGGATTTAACAACCATGGGATACAAACACACGCATGGGAAGGCCGGTCGCCCCGGTCTTCTGGCGGGCTTGTCGGGCCACACAGGCCCAACCAGAACCTGTGCACTAGCTAAGAACCCAAACGC
This region includes:
- a CDS encoding dihydropteroate synthase; amino-acid sequence: MQTVDAAGLEIGDDRPPRIMGVLNISKESPYSPSVFDDPGEAAEYVDDALVGEGADIVDVGLESANKRFEVLSAEEELDRLDTAVEAMESVSGDAVFSIETRYHEVADEALSRGFDMVNDICGFADPEMPVVCEDHDAAVAKMASPPDLERPGAVEEVDDIYDALARNGFTDKTIVDPAFGGWSEAKTLEHDRETFRRLREFRGYGRPILVSINRKNFLREVAGRDTEDALPVSLAATSMAVERGAHVIRTHDVAETRDAALVGKEFARRRTRTREDSSDPGDGDVSVEELDVTTPREAERHLDRLGVEAPASVAEESVVRVFELDGLADEDVRTLAAAAGDAGATLARGTTVSGAAGHDVLLLGTPRALREAATVAEGESDALRSALDSVRQAVF
- a CDS encoding RNA methyltransferase, with protein sequence MPRSHTPIVVVVEPETPGNVGTIARAMKNFGLTDLKLVNPPELEPDGEAYGFAGHAREDVLPNAEEVTFEEIVDAYHTVGTTAITNEDSRKHVRYPFKTPVEVRESLETVDTKTALVFGREGRGLNNDELARLDEVCSIPASGEYPVLNLGQAATVLFYELRSLTVAETQLPDVERDRAEEGDIERFYDNFGSFLERVEHRDHKRPKTMRMMRRVVGRAHPTDREIHTLTGVFRRATDRLERLGGFGDREAEDATKAVGEVGDESDGADG
- the thyA gene encoding thymidylate synthase, coding for MRQYLDLVSDVLSGGHHKPNRTGVDTISSFSRHYEVDLQEGFPLLTTKDLSGFRWNSLLHEFVWYMSGEEHIRTLREETGIWDAWADEEGRLDTAYGRFWRRFPVPESGLPGEAWPEDSHRWMNEGERTFDQIQYVLDTLRENPNSRRMVVNAWHPANAAVSTLPPCHYSFVFNVQGDELNLHLTQRSGDIALGVPFNLAAYALLAHAVAQRTGFEVGRFAHTVVDAHVYCGTGDRGAWYGEHLSDLQERLTGVDSREEYLDVRDWVVAAAPDEPEGEEDYDHVPGLLTQCAREPRAKPTIEVADKPLEELARDDVELHGYEPDGGIRFAVAE
- a CDS encoding DUF5827 family protein, whose protein sequence is MPKSKDEFDTLYPYQLYEPEEILEEGLMYTVPEISRVLQGLDPETELDAETEERIVVWTVPWLMAHADELVINDPEGDEPGYFGLHSQSRPADEIPEDADE
- a CDS encoding M48 family metalloprotease, with protein sequence MVLVGVVVLLFYGLLAYGSYVALATLWRLRPDPTTAVLAVVVLTVVFGYLSLRVGTARLLAQLDARELSRARVPGAYEVLGGLVERMDVEAPRLMVVRLQTPNAFALDTAGRDTVVVDAALLRLLDRAEFEGLLAHELAHLERRDSLVQTLAFSTVQTVVSLAYVVVSPVVFLVNGLAFAAAWFRGDPSSWGETVPGRARRRLEQGVTVAMAAVTLFARAHSRRREYAADARAAAVTGRPLALARALEKIERAATPEFGILSPLWIRGEVESGGERALRDLFSTHPRTEDRVERLRRRAEDDGVRIGIR
- a CDS encoding MBL fold metallo-hydrolase — protein: MITNLAQGVQAFTSNVFLVTGDTTAVVDPGANFDVVPRIEERVDELDRVYLTHTHSDHVGNVDAVRDAFDVETWGFDADRPEVDNEIADGETVPIGNDSYEALHTPGHKNDHLCLYSHAAGVLFAGDLVFANGGFGRTDLEEGDRPTLIDSLDRLREAVEEDFAEMHAGHGPSVTQRPFDDVEAAGRAARMG
- a CDS encoding DJ-1/PfpI family protein, coding for MNVDILLYDGFDELDAVGPYEVFQTAGAFGADCEARMVTLADAESVTASHGLRVGVDGTLGDAHDPDAGGPNVLLVPGGGWSDSSKSGAGMEAEKGAIPEAVAAHADRGGVVAGVCTGGMLLARAGVLDGRRAVTHASALDDLRATDAVVTEARFVDDGDVLTAGGVTSGLDLALHLVERECGADVAARVAGEIEYERRSEPVEK
- a CDS encoding 6-hydroxymethylpterin diphosphokinase MptE-like protein, whose amino-acid sequence is MEFTDWESVYERILADFGYPREGDERARDAMAEFARPFDATSVDCAGETVAVVGAAPSLPAEVGTVADADRVFAASTAADVVREAGYRVDLMVTDLDKNPETARERTRAGRPVAAHAHGDNVPAVREWMPRFDAEHVLATTQAAPVGNVVNHGGFTDGDRAAFLADAFGAAELRFVGWDFDDPSVGAAKARKLRWAERLLYLLEGRRGERFAVLDGRRESIRPP
- a CDS encoding dihydrofolate reductase, which translates into the protein MRGEVEFVLVAAVAENGVIGRDGGMPWHLPEDMAHFKRTTTGHPVVVGRKTYESVLEAIGEPFPDRTSVVLSSRDLDLPAGAVLAQSFEEAVETAEDAAGEMGVSTVYVAGGARVYEQFLPRASRLILTEIPESYEGDTAFPTRDESAWREVERDEREQFDFVTYERTEE
- a CDS encoding cryptochrome/photolyase family protein; its protein translation is MQLHWHRRDLRASDNRGLATAADAGGVVPVFVFDDGVLAHAGAARVRFMLDALARLREWYRERGSDLVVARGDPAEEIPRLAAEYDAERVVWNQDYSGLARTRDAAVRRALDDAGVARESVHDAIHHEPGSITTNAGDPYSVYTYFWKKWRDREKADPYPAPGADSLADVTSEDLPAIDELGFKEPTADVSEAGTEAARERLSTFCEDAIYRYAEDRDYPERDATSRLSTDLKWGTIGVREAYEATEEAAENADGDEAESVEEFQSQLAWREFYAHVLYFNPEVVTENYKSYEHGIEWRDDDDALAAWKAGETGYPIVDAGMRQLREEAYMHNRMRMLVASFLTKDLLLDWREGYAHFREHLADHDTANDNGGWQWAASTGTDAQPYFRVFNPTTQGERYDPDATYIKEYVPELRDASADEIHDWPELSPTERESAAPDYYEPIVDHAERREMAISMFEDARGDDEDD
- the sod gene encoding superoxide dismutase, with the translated sequence MSYELDPLPYDYDALEPHISEQVLTWHHDTHHQGYVNGWNDAEETLESNREDGEFGSSGSALRNVTHNGSGHILHDLFWQNMSPEGGEEPSGDLADRIEEDFGSYDAWKGEFEAAAKNASGWALLVYDSFSNQLRNVVVDKHDQGALWGSHPVLALDVWEHSYYHDYGPARGDFIDAFFEVVDWEEPSSRYGEAVQLFE